The sequence below is a genomic window from Hemitrygon akajei chromosome 2, sHemAka1.3, whole genome shotgun sequence.
CTTCCATGCAGCAAGCTCTGCATTCCAATCACCCTCTAGCTGGAAAACATTTTCCTCATCTCAAGAGTTCAAGTTCAGAGTAAACTTAAtctcaaagtacagatatgtcaccatatgaacTTGAGATGCATTGTCTAGTGGGCATACTGAATAAATCCCAAGAATGATAACCACAGAAtcaaagaccgcaccaacttgggtgttcaaccagtttacaaaagacaacaagctgtgcaaaaacatacataaataaataagcaagcaagcaatcaataaatattgagaatatgagctgaagaatccttgaaaatgagtacattgattgtgggagcatttcagtgacggggcaaatgaagttgagttaagttaccccctttggttcaaaagcctgatggctgatCTCCTAATTTTTCTACCAATTACTTCAAACCTGGCTTTAGACCCCTCTGTTAAGTGGTCAGCATATGGAGTGAGCGGAGGAGGAAGTTGTTAAGGcaagtacattaacaacatttaaaaggcatacattgacaggaaaggtttaaagggatatgggccaaattcaggcaaatgggattagcttagatgggcatcttggttggaaTGGACCCATTACTGTCTGAATTCCTAATGCATGTCCCTTTGCTTTTATGATGCGGTTGGGgtcttttttatttcagattccattatctgcagcctcttgtgtctacAACTTCCATTGAGAAAGCTCCTGAACACTTTTACAATGTTCACACCATTCAGCATTTCACATTCACACACCTTGGTAACTGGTTAAGTGCGTGTGCGCATCGATGAGTTACCTGCGGTGCAGGTTTTAGCAAGATGAGTCAAGTCTTTGCACGGCCACTTCAGCTGTTAAAGCTACTAGGACAGGGATGTGCTGTTCAGTGAAGACATGCATCTTGAGTGGCAAGTCCGGCTGAAGGAATAGATTAGAATGATACCCCCGGACACTCTGAGTGACGACTCCTCTATAATGTTAATGATACTCTGATCCATTCCAGTTGCATTTGATTGCTAGTTCACTGGAACATTAACAGTCTTACTTTTCATCTTTCATTGTTTATAGCAGCTCAGTACGTTTTCCTGGCTTCAGGCGGCTGCCCATTCAAATAAGAACTGCTTCCAGTCTTGAATATGGCTAAAAACATCCTCGGTTCTTGCAACAGTGCAGGAAGTAATTATATTCGTAGGGTAAAGAAAAACATACAGCACTACCTCCACCAATACTGCTAGAAAAGTAGATATGATTTATTTTTAAGTTGGTATAAATGTTTGCCATAATCTCTGTACGAACATGGCACATgaccacttttttaaaaaggagggagagagaaaccggggaattatagactggttagtctgacatcggtggtggggaaaatgctggagtcggttatcaaagatgtgataacagcacatttggaaagaggtgaaatcatcggacaaagtcagcatgcatTTGTGAAAGGaagatcatgtctgacgaatcttatagaattttttgaagatgtaactagtagagtggataggggagagccagtggatgtggtatatttagattttcaaaaggcctttgacaaggtcccacgcaggagattagtgtgcaaacttaaagcacatggtattgggggtatggtattgatgtggatagagaattggttggcagacaggaagcaaagagtgggaataaacgggaccttttcagaatggcaggcagtgactagtggggcaccgcaaggctcagtgctgggaccccagttgtttacaacatatattaatgatttagacgagggaattaaatgcagcatctccaagtttgcggatgacatgaagctgggcggcggtgttagctgtgaggaggatgctaagaggatgcagggtgacttggataggttaggtgagtgggcaaattcatggcaggtacaatttaatgtggataaatgtgaggttatccactttggttgcaagaacaggaaaacagattattatctgaacagtggctgattaggaaaaggggagatgcaacgagacctgggtgtcattgtacaccagtcattgaaggtgggcattcAATGATATgggccttgtggctaaagggatcgggggtatggagagaaagcaggtacagcaggcagtgaaaaaggcaaatggtgtgttggcattcatagcaaaaggatttgagtacaggagcagggaggttctactgcagttgtacaaggccttggtgagaccgcacctagaatattgtgtgcagttttggtcccctaatctgaggaaagacattcttgccagagagggagtacagagaaggttcaccagattgattcctgggatggcaggactttcatatgaagaaagactggatcgactaggcttatacttactggaatttagaagattgaggggggatcttattgaaacgtataaaattctaaagggattggacaggctagatgcaggaagattgtttctgatgttggggaagtccagaatgaagggtcacagtttaaggataaaggggaagccttttaggaccgagatgaggaaaaacttcttcacacagagagtggtgaatctgtggaattctctgccacaggaaacagttgaggccggttcattggctatatttaagagggagttagatatggcccttgtggctaaagggatcagggggtatggagagaaagcaggtacagggttctgagttggatgatcagccatgatcatactgaatggcggtgcaggctcgaagggccgaatggcctactcctacacctattttctatgtttctatgaatattATATTCTAGGGAGCAAACGTATCCAATATATCCAGTGGTTCCTGGAGCTGAGTCAGCCTCACATGTGGAGAAACCTCTTATTTGAAAACAACGGGTCAAGTGGTAATGCTTTCATGGCAATGGTGCAATGAATTCATTCAGGTTTAATTCATGCAAACTGATTCACTCTTATGCCTACATACAAAAAACTATAAACACAAGTATAAAGAGGAATTAAATCAATTAACTAATTTTGTATAGATTAGATGCAGGAAATGCATGAAAATTATTTTGCTTGTGCAAAGAATTAGCATTGACCAAATTGCTTTAAATTTATAAGCATTTGAAAATGAGTTGCATCATATCTACTGTGGCATATCACTAAGAAAATTACTTATAATAAGAACGCTCCATATGCTTGGTATTTAATCACTTTATTTGAAATGTTATGCAGCTTGGTTTACAAAATATATAAACAGTGTGCTCATTACAGTTATGCAAATCTTTTGACGTGCTTAGCAAAAACCTCCTTATAAACTAAGCAAGAAATTTAAAGGCCACACAATAAAGGGTAAATCAAAGGAAATATGTATTTACTTAGCATGTTTGCAGTTAAATTATAAAATCAAACTTTGTATAATCAGGTATACGTCAGAAATCTATCAAATACCatgaaatataaattacaattaaagGCTTGATGTCTGTAAAAATGCAAAGTTCATTTTCTGTACAGCACAATTCCTTTCAAAAAGTGATAAAGGAAGGATTGGACTCCACTTTCAAAAGTTTGCAAAATCCTAAAAGATTAACACAAATTGCAGGATTTTTTAAAAGTAAATatctattttttttgtatttacaaagAATATTTAGTGTTTAAAAATGGAAATTATACATGGAAAGTAGAGTTAGGCAGTTAAACCATCAGTTACCGATTAACACAGTACACTGAAGCGCTGTTTGTTTTGTAACATTTCTCAGTGTCACTTTAAAACAGAGCAGATCTCCTCTATCATATGCCATACAGTAGCTAGCTACAGACCAGATCTTTTTCGCGTCAAATGGTAGGATACTTCAGAAACctctttcatttttttcttccCCTGAAAAGGTTATTTACATCCAGTCTTTTTCATTTCAGCCAGCTGATTGCTTACCAGGAGCTTGAGACATGGCTTGTGATTCACAATACTGTCAGGATATCCAAAGGTCTTTCCTTAAGCATTCTAATTAAAAGTTCACAACAAGACAATTAAGTAACTACCATCCACATGTACAAATACACCAAACAAGACCACCTCCCCTTAGAATTGGAGGATATTCATTGGTAACCTTTCCCCACATATCACTTTCTACTTCATAAAGCATGTTTCATTTCAGTTCAGTCTCAGCATCTAAGATACTATTTTATAAATACAAGATATTGCTTGACAGTGTAAAGTTGCATAGCAACAGTAGAAAATCAAAACTGCCTATTCAGTCGAGATGCAAACCTCCAAAATACATTTGTTCAGGTCTGCAGTATTGCTGTGTGCATATGCTCTACTGAACAGCGAATATTAATTGCAAGTAGGGGGTTTCTTATTACCAATGACAACTTTAAGGGCAGTATAATACTAATAGACAGGCCAGAGATTAATTAAACCCATGTCAATAATGAGCAGAGGTGTTCTTGATAAAAATGAGAAGAATTATAGGTTTAACACTGTTGTTTCACATTTCTTCTTAACTTGCTAACGTGTAAGAAAATGTTGTGGCCTGTCTGTGCTTTGGAGGAAAACAGTTCACGCTTCTGTGTCTATTTCCCCATCAGCAATTTGTGGAGTGTCAGCATCACCAAGTAATTCTGTCTCTGGTACCAACATTTCCTCCTCTTGGAGATTCTGAGGAGGAGGTACTTCATCCACAACAGTGGGCCCATTAGGCTCATCTTCTGTCCCGTTTGATTGGTCTGGGATCAAAGCAATGCGCTCCGTACCGGAAGCATTGGAGGGTGCTGTCGTGACGTAGCCCGTACTTGTAGACCCACTTCCACTGTTATGAGAGCCAGTCTTTGGCACCATCTGTGGGGGTAGCTGTTGAGGCATCTGCATCTGGATTTGCATCGGGTAAAAATTTGGCAAATAGGCACCGTAGGCTGGCACGGGCTGGTAGCCGTTCACTGGAATGTACAGTTGGGGTGGTGGGACCATCGGCCGCATCTGTCCTTTCACTGGTATGAACTGAGGAGGTGGGAAATGCGCCTTTTGTTTTGGCCCCACGTACCTTGCATTGCTAACGTTACTGACTGGGCTCGTGCTGAGGGAGCTAGTCTGTGTAGCGTTGCTGCCCCCAGAGGCAGGGGCAGAGCTGTTATAGTTGGATAGATTTTCCCATGCTCGGAGGCGTGCGTGGATGTCTTTAAATCGCGGTCGCCTTGACGGAAATTCGTTCCAGCATTCCAGCATCAAACTGTATACCCAGGCAGGGCAATCGTCAGGGCAAGATAACACGTGCCGGTTCTTTATCATTTCTATGACATCCTGGTTGGAATATCCACAGTAGGGTTGGAGCCCATAGCCAAATATTTCCCAGACCACTACCCCAAAAGACCATATGTCGGAATCAACAGAAAACTTGCCGTAGACGATGGCTTCAGGCGGCATCCAACGGATCGGGAGAAGGGAATTCCCCAACAGCTTGTAATAATCTGCAGAATAAACCTCCCTGAAAATGCCCAGGTCGGATATTTTTACGTGGAGTTTATCACACACCAGGATATTCCGTGTAGCCAGATCCTTGTGTACCACGTGATGGCTGTACAGGTACTCCATACCAGCCGCGACCTGAGTCACAATGTGCAGAAAGTCTGCCGGCTCCAGTGCCGACTTCACTGTCCTGTCATCATCGCTGCTTCCAACGTCCGAGTGTGGAGATCGCATCACTAGGAACTCATGGAGGTCGCTCTGGGAGGGGTAACTAAAGATCATGCTCATGGGCTGCTCCTTGGTAACTATGCCCAGAAGACAAACGATATTTGGGTGTTGCAGCCGAGATCGCATCATAGCTTCGTGTTTGAATTCTTCTCTCAGCGACACTTCAGTCTTATCCTTCATGGTTTTAATGGCTATAACTTGTGCTTGTTCACCAGGGCCTGTGCTGTAGAGATGCCCCTTGTACACCTTCCCAAATCGGTCCTCTCCAAGTTCTTCCATAAAGCGCACTGCAGAGAGGCAAATATCTTTCAATTTCCCC
It includes:
- the ror2 gene encoding tyrosine-protein kinase transmembrane receptor ROR2 isoform X4; protein product: MYKASIKSTLSGKYIALLLFMCCPLFGEISTGYFLTFLAPVNNITIVQGQTATLHCKVAGNPLPSIRWLKNDAPVFQEARRITIRKTEYGSRLRIQDLDTTDTGYYQCVASNGNKTITATGVLYVKLGQSPTHSPHHSSHDDDNEDGFCQPYRGIACARFIGNQSIYVDSLQMQGEIENRITAAFTMIGTSTHLSDQCSQFAIPSFCHFVFPLCDDNSRNPKPRELCRDECEVLENDLCKTEYIIARSNPLILMQLQLPNCEDLPLPESPESANCMRIGIPVDRINKFGHTDHNCYNGSGADYRGTVSVTKSGYKCQLWNSQYPHTHKFSSLEYPELGGGHAYCRNPGGQMDGPWCYTQSEARLELCDIPACHPRENSKMEILYILVPSIAIPLVIALLFFLICMCRNKHRASTPSPQRRQLMASPSQDVEMPLVSSHKQGKLKDICLSAVRFMEELGEDRFGKVYKGHLYSTGPGEQAQVIAIKTMKDKTEVSLREEFKHEAMMRSRLQHPNIVCLLGIVTKEQPMSMIFSYPSQSDLHEFLVMRSPHSDVGSSDDDRTVKSALEPADFLHIVTQVAAGMEYLYSHHVVHKDLATRNILVCDKLHVKISDLGIFREVYSADYYKLLGNSLLPIRWMPPEAIVYGKFSVDSDIWSFGVVVWEIFGYGLQPYCGYSNQDVIEMIKNRHVLSCPDDCPAWVYSLMLECWNEFPSRRPRFKDIHARLRAWENLSNYNSSAPASGGSNATQTSSLSTSPVSNVSNARYVGPKQKAHFPPPQFIPVKGQMRPMVPPPQLYIPVNGYQPVPAYGAYLPNFYPMQIQMQMPQQLPPQMVPKTGSHNSGSGSTSTGYVTTAPSNASGTERIALIPDQSNGTEDEPNGPTVVDEVPPPQNLQEEEMLVPETELLGDADTPQIADGEIDTEA
- the ror2 gene encoding tyrosine-protein kinase transmembrane receptor ROR2 isoform X1; this encodes MYKASIKSTLSGKYIALLLFMCCPLFGEISTDEVHQSDPSGSIGTGGDRHSPLPTAQGYFLTFLAPVNNITIVQGQTATLHCKVAGNPLPSIRWLKNDAPVFQEARRITIRKTEYGSRLRIQDLDTTDTGYYQCVASNGNKTITATGVLYVKLGQSPTHSPHHSSHDDDNEDGFCQPYRGIACARFIGNQSIYVDSLQMQGEIENRITAAFTMIGTSTHLSDQCSQFAIPSFCHFVFPLCDDNSRNPKPRELCRDECEVLENDLCKTEYIIARSNPLILMQLQLPNCEDLPLPESPESANCMRIGIPVDRINKFGHTDHNCYNGSGADYRGTVSVTKSGYKCQLWNSQYPHTHKFSSLEYPELGGGHAYCRNPGGQMDGPWCYTQSEARLELCDIPACHPRENSKMEILYILVPSIAIPLVIALLFFLICMCRNKHRASTPSPQRRQLMASPSQDVEMPLVSSHKQGKLKDICLSAVRFMEELGEDRFGKVYKGHLYSTGPGEQAQVIAIKTMKDKTEVSLREEFKHEAMMRSRLQHPNIVCLLGIVTKEQPMSMIFSYPSQSDLHEFLVMRSPHSDVGSSDDDRTVKSALEPADFLHIVTQVAAGMEYLYSHHVVHKDLATRNILVCDKLHVKISDLGIFREVYSADYYKLLGNSLLPIRWMPPEAIVYGKFSVDSDIWSFGVVVWEIFGYGLQPYCGYSNQDVIEMIKNRHVLSCPDDCPAWVYSLMLECWNEFPSRRPRFKDIHARLRAWENLSNYNSSAPASGGSNATQTSSLSTSPVSNVSNARYVGPKQKAHFPPPQFIPVKGQMRPMVPPPQLYIPVNGYQPVPAYGAYLPNFYPMQIQMQMPQQLPPQMVPKTGSHNSGSGSTSTGYVTTAPSNASGTERIALIPDQSNGTEDEPNGPTVVDEVPPPQNLQEEEMLVPETELLGDADTPQIADGEIDTEA
- the ror2 gene encoding tyrosine-protein kinase transmembrane receptor ROR2 isoform X2, giving the protein MYKASIKSTLSGKYIALLLFMCCPLFGEISTDEVHQSDPSGSIGTGGDRHSPLPTAQGYFLTFLAPVNNITIVQGQTATLHCKVAGNPLPSIRWLKNDAPVFQEARRITIRKTEYGSRLRIQDLDTTDTGYYQCVASNGNKTITATGVLYVKLGQSPTHSPHHSSHDDDNEDGFCQPYRGIACARFIGNQSIYVDSLQMQGEIENRITAAFTMIGTSTHLSDQCSQFAIPSFCHFVFPLCDDNSRNPKPRELCRDECEVLENDLCKTEYIIARSNPLILMQLQLPNCEDLPLPESPESANCMRIGIPVDRINKYHNCYNGSGADYRGTVSVTKSGYKCQLWNSQYPHTHKFSSLEYPELGGGHAYCRNPGGQMDGPWCYTQSEARLELCDIPACHPRENSKMEILYILVPSIAIPLVIALLFFLICMCRNKHRASTPSPQRRQLMASPSQDVEMPLVSSHKQGKLKDICLSAVRFMEELGEDRFGKVYKGHLYSTGPGEQAQVIAIKTMKDKTEVSLREEFKHEAMMRSRLQHPNIVCLLGIVTKEQPMSMIFSYPSQSDLHEFLVMRSPHSDVGSSDDDRTVKSALEPADFLHIVTQVAAGMEYLYSHHVVHKDLATRNILVCDKLHVKISDLGIFREVYSADYYKLLGNSLLPIRWMPPEAIVYGKFSVDSDIWSFGVVVWEIFGYGLQPYCGYSNQDVIEMIKNRHVLSCPDDCPAWVYSLMLECWNEFPSRRPRFKDIHARLRAWENLSNYNSSAPASGGSNATQTSSLSTSPVSNVSNARYVGPKQKAHFPPPQFIPVKGQMRPMVPPPQLYIPVNGYQPVPAYGAYLPNFYPMQIQMQMPQQLPPQMVPKTGSHNSGSGSTSTGYVTTAPSNASGTERIALIPDQSNGTEDEPNGPTVVDEVPPPQNLQEEEMLVPETELLGDADTPQIADGEIDTEA
- the ror2 gene encoding tyrosine-protein kinase transmembrane receptor ROR2 isoform X3, encoding MKIHRGNSWKDEVHQSDPSGSIGTGGDRHSPLPTAQGYFLTFLAPVNNITIVQGQTATLHCKVAGNPLPSIRWLKNDAPVFQEARRITIRKTEYGSRLRIQDLDTTDTGYYQCVASNGNKTITATGVLYVKLGQSPTHSPHHSSHDDDNEDGFCQPYRGIACARFIGNQSIYVDSLQMQGEIENRITAAFTMIGTSTHLSDQCSQFAIPSFCHFVFPLCDDNSRNPKPRELCRDECEVLENDLCKTEYIIARSNPLILMQLQLPNCEDLPLPESPESANCMRIGIPVDRINKFGHTDHNCYNGSGADYRGTVSVTKSGYKCQLWNSQYPHTHKFSSLEYPELGGGHAYCRNPGGQMDGPWCYTQSEARLELCDIPACHPRENSKMEILYILVPSIAIPLVIALLFFLICMCRNKHRASTPSPQRRQLMASPSQDVEMPLVSSHKQGKLKDICLSAVRFMEELGEDRFGKVYKGHLYSTGPGEQAQVIAIKTMKDKTEVSLREEFKHEAMMRSRLQHPNIVCLLGIVTKEQPMSMIFSYPSQSDLHEFLVMRSPHSDVGSSDDDRTVKSALEPADFLHIVTQVAAGMEYLYSHHVVHKDLATRNILVCDKLHVKISDLGIFREVYSADYYKLLGNSLLPIRWMPPEAIVYGKFSVDSDIWSFGVVVWEIFGYGLQPYCGYSNQDVIEMIKNRHVLSCPDDCPAWVYSLMLECWNEFPSRRPRFKDIHARLRAWENLSNYNSSAPASGGSNATQTSSLSTSPVSNVSNARYVGPKQKAHFPPPQFIPVKGQMRPMVPPPQLYIPVNGYQPVPAYGAYLPNFYPMQIQMQMPQQLPPQMVPKTGSHNSGSGSTSTGYVTTAPSNASGTERIALIPDQSNGTEDEPNGPTVVDEVPPPQNLQEEEMLVPETELLGDADTPQIADGEIDTEA